The Periplaneta americana isolate PAMFEO1 chromosome 10, P.americana_PAMFEO1_priV1, whole genome shotgun sequence genomic interval aacacATTTAAAGTATGATAAAAATCAAATCTCGTGTACTGTATaacacataaaatttatttaggttTTCTAGTAAGCGATGTCTGATTAGAACGAGACATATAACTTACATAATGTCTCATTTAATAACTTCAAAATTATACAGTGAAAATTTTTCTACCAAGAAACTATCAGGTTGGTCTCCTCCATTAATATCTTTTATTTTCTCCAGCACATAAAACCCAATATGGCGTAATTGACGACGATTGCAATTGATAGAATTGGCAATGCGAAATTTCCGACCGATTCCCTACTATCTGCCGTAAGGGATTCCGATCTGATGCTAACGTTCGATATGTGAGTATGAGAACTTCCATTAAGGAGATGCAAATTGGGAACTCTGGGCACATAAATATCATCTATCAGCGACTCTGTTGAATTGTATCCGAAATCATCGTTTGGGAAGAGAACTATGCCATCTCCCGAGTAGGTGTATGCCTGGGGAATGTCTCTGAGCACTCCAGTACCATTCACGTGAATCATGTCGAGACGCAAGTCATCTCCAATGCGCATTATCCGAGTTCTGCGCGGAACGCTATACACCCAACCACCGTCTGTACGAATCCACACAGACTGGAAATTCGGAGGTACGACTCTTGCCTCGCAAGTCTTGATTATCTCCTCCTCTTCTCCTTTGACAAGGTTTAGCGAACATCTCGTCGAGCCCTCGAACATTGGGAATGTCGCTGGGCACAGATAAAAGTTGGCACCTCTTACGCATTCGTTCAGGACTTTAGAAGATATTTCTGCAACTTTCTGCAGATCTCCTGACACCAATATGTAATCTGACGGCGGTGCTATTTCCAGAAATTTTCCTACTGCTTCTTGATACACCGGCAATGAATGTGGTTCAAAAAGATGAAAAATCCGATTGGTAGACTTAAGCGGCAATTTTACGAAGATTCGTATCGAGTTAGCGGTAGCGAGAGCTTGTACTGAAGCGTAAGTGTAGTACTCATATACAGCGTCCTCATCGACAAGTGTAAGGGGATACACATCATCAGGGAGCTTTCTCGAGATGTTCCTAAGGATCTGGACGAGCTGGATTGGCGAGATGATATTCGGACTCAGTCTGCCGGTGGCCGTGGTGTCGAGTGCCTCCAGTAGACCAGTGAGATAAGTGTCCACATTAAGTAGCCGTGTCTCCATCACACGCATGCTCGACGTCACATTGACTACCAGACTAAGCTGGTTAGAGAGCTGCCTGTGCGAAGACTCCCACTGGCTAATGGCCGTCTTAAGGGCCCCAGCCACCACAATTATGCTTTGTCTATTCTCTTCGCTCTTCATCTCCAGGTTATTTATTATCATGAATTGCTTATCGAGAGTCCTCTCGATATTTCTAATCTCCTCTGCGTTTTCATCAACCCTCTCATCTAAGTCAATTAGAACACCCTCGTGTCGGGACAGCACGTTGCCTAAAAGAAGCTGATAGTCTCTCATCCTCTCAAACTTCTCATTGAGAGCCTTCAGTTCTCTATCAGTCTTACTCCCGAATAGCCATTTCACGAATTGATCAATTCCCGCCGTTGTGACTCCGGATACCACTCCCGATACAATTCCCGATACTATTGGAATTATCCATCTCTTATTTCTAGCTTGGAAGACGGCACTATCTTTCCTGGGAAGCATGTTCTCAAATATCTTTGTCTTACTTTCTATTTTGTTCACAATTGGCTCGACGATCTCAATCTCGCGAACGATAGAATCACGGAAAATGTGCAGATCTTCTGACTGATTGCTGAGTTGCCGTCTGATTTCCGGAAACAATTTCCTTGCTTCGGCGACCAGCTGTACGACTTCCGTAATGTTGAACTCCTTGGCCACTGTCCAGCTCTGTCCTGTTATGAGAACTTTTCCATGGTCCTTGAACACGATACCAGATCCAATGTTCCTCGAATAGTCGACAGTCGGTTGCGTGGGTTTGGGCTCTGTTGAAGTTTCTTGGGCGTTCGAAACGCTGCACGTCAACAAGGCGATCAGCATCATTACTCCTGCAACGTAACGGGCGTATTTTTAACCTCACTCGAAGAAGAAAACGCACCAAAAATATCAGCACCAAAGATGTATCTCACAAACCACATACCTAAATTCATTGCCAAAGTCTGCAAGGTCATGTCGGTAGATTACGCTCTGTAACAGAAGGTAAGGTTTTACTGAAATggctttttttctttcacattgTAATGCTTTTTTGCTTCTTTGTGCTCTATACAAAAAATGGAGGAGTTTCTGTAATGCTTTGAACTGACACACCTGTGGGTATACAGAATGTCAAAAATACTTTCAAGCAATTTGTGTGGTGATAGACGAGACCAAAGAGACATTAAAATAGGAAACCATGGTTCGGAAATATGTTGTTATATCTATATTGTTGGCGTAAGGTCCACAACACCAAGAGAGGAAACTTCTTCAGAATAATTGAAATTGCGTTTGCTCGGATACTGCACACCAATGTTTCAAGTTATGTTGTTTCGTATTTATGGATCTCTAGCTCACATTGCTGTTTGCGTGTGACAATATATCTGAGGAATGTTTAGTGGAAGATGGATCGAAAGTGGATGACTATTTTTCTGTCCTTCAACGTCTCCAGACATGTCATGTTTCGAATTCTGTTTTAGGAGATGTGTGAAGGAATTGATTAACTGCTAGGCAGTAGGCTGAAGATGATACAGGAAGATTTGTTGAGGCTTCACAAACTATTATCTATATGCCTAGAATTTTCGAGTGAACCTACTAATCTCTTCCGTGCTGATATAATCTTTGACATTAATTTcaatgtagaaaaattgacttatttTTCTAGATTGTATATacaaaagtgaattttttttccaaggaagcttttaattggTACAACACACAAATTTATTTGCAATGGTGTTAAAAATGTTATCTCTACAGCGTAGTGGTCTCGTGCCATAGCGTCATGATCTAGGCTGTTATGCTTGGACTCGCGTTAGCAAATGAACGCCGGTTCAGGCCTTcatggaagaagaaattttctcctGAAGTTTCAGTATTTAGCGAAATTATGTTCTGCAAACCACCTATAATATTTGGAAACATcaacgtgctaaccacacgatgtcCCCttactggttgaatgatcgtttaCCTTTGCTGAGGCACATGGATGTGCAGGCAAGCAGTCGGTTAGTCGGCCAAGGCCCTCTATGGGCTGCCGTGCccaaataattataatatcttTACAAAGATCGATGTTTTTAGAATTTACGCCCATAACACAGTAATTGTGCATTTCCAATCGATGGTTTTGGACCTTAGTATGTCCATCATTGCCCTAGCAGTTTGTCTACATTCTTTATAAATATCAAGAACTACATATATGTTACACAgataataatttttcaaatcCATAAATTCACAGTTTTAAATTTTGTACTatataaatactaataaaatatttataatgctaGAAATCTACGTATATTAGAAATCTTCTCGACACTGGTTAAAAGAACTATTACTATGGTACCCTGATGATGGTAACTGTATTTCCGAATTCTGTATAGCGATAACGCGAACATTAAGATCAACTCCCACTGTGGCAATGGAAGTGCTGATTGGACTTATAAAAATACCCCATTATCTATTTGGGTTGATGCTGTGGCCTTTATGATATTCCATGGCGTTTGTCGCCAAACAACGATTTTCTCTACTGAACACTTGGATCACCTCAAACTCCATTGGGACAAAGATGTCTATCAGATACTCAGTATTAGGACTGACATTTTGGAACAATGGGTTTCGTTTGAAAAGAAATTAACTCTCACCGTCAAGAGCACAGTGAGTGGGAGAGACAGGTTAAACCCGAGAATAATAAGGTTCCAGACTGGTATACTGATGGTTTTAAACCTGGAACTGGTGCTGGATTGTTTAGGAAATGACACCAAGCTTCTTTTCAGCTTGGACTGGTATGCCACAGTCTGAGCTATTCGTTAGTTTAGTTAGAGTGCCAGAGAAAGCATCAAGAGGGGCTAAAAATGTGGTCACATTCTTATAATTCCATACAGTCAAGCGGCGCTTACGGCACTTGAGACCCCTTGGTAAAGTCAAAACTGCTATGAGAATGCCACGAATCTCTCACATACTAGCTGACTATAATTCATTTCAACTGGAATGGGTGCCGGGACATGTAGGAATTCCGGGTAATACGAGAGCAGATAAAACTGCCAAGAAGAGGACTGGGGTTCCATTCATAGGAACTGAGACTGTGCTTCATTACCAACTGAGCAGGTTATCAGGAACTAGGCACTCAAGAGACACAAAAGTTACTGGAATTCAATTGAGTGTTTTAGACACTCAAAGATTCTCATAAGTAGGGTACGGacttttaggtcgttaaaatgtaattttaggtgcctaaaataggcttaaaagtgtaggaaatagtatTTAAAGAATTGAAAACAGGctctaacaaaaataatgttttctttaaaaacatgttcaaaataattaggaattcatttctacaatttaataataattttaaatgctatatacaccgttaccaccactactactacaagtacaagaacaacaaatatctaactagttatacataaacaaaacaattaaatgtgaaaaataacttTTAGACATGAAGTCAGTACACAAAAAGTCAAATActatcaatttttaccaagccttctccgttaatgtccataattattagcttcacaataaattaccaatattttttctaaattttaaactaaaaagcaatgccgtctgtcactcaacaaaAATTTATATACTGAAAATGAATGATCCACATCCACTTAAGTAACAGGAGCATATCGTCGGTTTTTTGGTAatagtgaccaagtccaaaatgcaaaattgttgggaaaaggcatttaaaggtttaatgatccatccaaagataattgtacttctttagatgttaataattagttattttgaagataaatgtgctatattgttagcttttaatataattcaattttcataatgcttgcaAGCCTTGGAATGACTTGGTCACTtataccaagaaaccgacgatatttaAATTTTGGCACTAGTTGAACAGGAATGTTatattgtaaatccgtgttcttccctgctgggatatctgaagcagtacccAGTTCCTTTAGTCCtaaatttctctgcagaacttgctccagtttatcccgtactttatttccaacagaaccaggaagaCATTtcgaatataaaatacaaatttttggaATAAGAATGGATGTTTTGACCtatagagataaaacatacttaatagatcaaaataggctttgtcgtcaaaataggcatttttagatgctattaaattattaattttaggtATAGTTTTGTGTGAAatgtgtacttgcaagtttttatgaacttatcttttaaggattaaaatagagttttaaataaaatctgaAGTCTACTCATAAGAGATTTTGATAGAAAGTGATTATGTGATTTGTTAAAATTCAGCAAGGAAAGATCTTTTGGGCAATAGGTTTTCTTACAGGACATTGTGCCTTTAAAGAGAATCTGTACAATATGAGACAACATCAACTCAGCTTTTACTTGAATTCTATAGGGAGATGAATCTGTAGCTCATCTGTTAAGTGACTGCAATTCTCTCGCTAATCAAAGAACCCTTGTGTTAGGAAAACACTTTCCAAAGCTTGATTAGATATCTATTCTCCCGGTCTTTAGTTTGATTCAGTTCATCAAGAACATTTAACTACTGGACTGATAGGATATTATGGCGGGTaaatgcaatataattatttGAGATTCATTGTTAATGCTATACAACCTcccattaaaattcacttcaaagtggttccaaaacataaaatatgaagtaTCTACACACAGTGCAATCCGGATACGTTTCTTGTGAACACAATTATCGTTAAAACCTATAATCTCATACTTCTTTCGACAGTCTTCACAAGTTTGAcaattcattcacaaaataaaatgcaatatatcCATTTAATGCTGAATATATCTTTATGAAATGTTATTTATCTTGTACATACTTAAACATTCTATCATGTGATCGCATTTTACTCTTGTTACAGATTTATAGATTTATCGGTATTATTGCTACCGAATATACGAGTATCTTTCTTTGACCAAGCTTTTCTAGtttaaatatgaaacaaaatgtcaTAGTTACTTGCATTGTACGCTCACACCTCCGTTAATACCGACTAACGTTCTCTTTAGAACTATAtcgttgaaaaaaatatatagacccAAATTTTTCAAAGCTGAGTCCAGCAATaagtgtttacttacttacttacttacttacaaatggcttttaaggaactcgcaggttcattgccgctctcacatatgcccgtcataggtccctatcctgtgcaagattaatccagtctccatcaccatatcccaccttcatcaaatcaatttcaatattattctcccatctacgtctcggactcccctaaggactttttccctccggcctcccaactaacactctatatgcatttctggattcgcccatacgtgctacatgtcctgtccatctcaaacgtctggatttaatgtttataattatgtcaggtgaagaatacaatgcgtgcagttctgcgttgtgtaactttctccattctcctgtaacttcatcccttttaccccaaatattttcctaagaaccttactctcaaacactcttaatctctgttcctctcgcaaagtgagagtccaagtttcacaaccatacagaagcaccggtaatataactgttttataaattctaactttcagattttttgacagcagactagataacaaaagcttctcaaccgaataataacacgcatttcccatatttattctgcgtttaatttcttcccgagtgtcatttatatttgttactgttgctccaagatatttgaatttcccacctctttgaaggataaatctccaatttttatatttccagttcgtagaatattctggtcacgagacataatcatataggctactgtccacacctgtggagtaacggtcagcgagtctggccgcaaaaccaggtggcacgggttcgaatctcggtcggggcaagttacctggttgaggtttttccagggttatccctcaacccaatacgagcaaatgctgggtaactttcggtgctggaccccggactcatttcaccggcattatcaccttcatttcattcagacgctaaataacctagatgttgatacagcgtcgtaaagtaacccaataaaaaaataaataatcttacaCTTCgccttttcggggtttacttccaaacctaccgctttacttgcttcaagtaaaactttcgtgttttccctaatcttttgtggattttctcctaacttattcacgtcatccgcatagacaaatggtgatgtaacccgttcaattccaaactctgtctgttatcctgaactttcctaatggcatattctagagcgaagttaaaaagtaaaggtgatagtgcatctccttgctttagcccgcagtgaattggaaaagcatcagacagaagctggcctatacggactctgcttgtaggtttcactcagacacattttaattaattgaactagcttcttgggaataccaaattcaatatgaatattatataaaacgtctctcttaatcgagtcatatgcctttttgaaatctatgaatcactgatgtactgtacccttatacattGAAACCTCGCCTTACGAACACCCCTAAGATAGGACACTCATAtaaggacagatttttatgtcccaactgaaataatataaaaataatgataaatttaactttagaagtagaacaaataaagaactaatGGAACAGTATGGAGAACCGAGTATAGTTTCCTTCATTAAGAAAGGTATATGGTTGGGACATCTTGAACGTATGCCAGAAGGCCGACTACCTAAACGGGCATTATATGGACACCCAGGAGgattaaggaagagaggaagaccaaggtTGAGGTGGCTTCAGGATGTGATGGATGACCTTCGGAGAGTTGGATGCAAGAGATGGAGACAAAGGGCTCAAGATAGAGATGAATGGTTTCTACTTATTAAGGAAgcccaggcccttcatgggctgtagtgctaataatgaataaatgaatgaatgaatgaatgataaatttaactctggtttcacagtcctaaagcttgctttaccttctGACTGCGGagagaacttggatttcaagacctaattgttacaaaaatagaaaatttagttttgagaactctACAGAAATTACTTAACATGAAAAAAGACAATAAggatctcgtaggctaccactagcccagccggctaccccttgttagctggaagcgggtggataaacaaagttataaaatttaacctgtctgatggatccaaggtttccgcgatcgtgaaattgcattcaacacatgatagggttagtaggattattgtctttacttcaatcagttgttctgtttcgagagacatgacacctgaacgtaaaggttaaattgaaaactataaattacagtacagtactgcataactgtagacctagaataaaattgcatggtatAGTGCTGCATTTTCCTTTTTCATCTTATCtatttttatactgtagttcAAATTTACAAGGAATTTACTGTAgtgtactgtatttagaattaaactacagtacgcTTGAAGGGataaataatgcatattataaatttactgttagattcgGAATGCTCTCCCAATAAATGACCCTCCCAGTttcggacagattgttacgtcctttcgatgtccataaatgagaggtttcagtGTAATCccatttttctctaatatctgtcgaatgcaaaaaatcttatcaatagtcgatctattacatctAAAAAACcgcactgataatccccaataatttcatctacatatcgaattaatcttctcaaaataatattggaaaaaattttctacgacgtcaacaaaagtaatattcctcgaaagttactagttAGTCTTTTTCCCCTTCTTAAAgacaggtacaattatggactcctttcattgttctggtacaatttcctttcctcaaatagcaagtacaagcttatactGTAAATTTCACTAGGTAATgcatttccaccctcttgtatcaaTTCtgatggaatttgatcgatatctggagacttgtaattcctcagattttctatcgcaatttcgacttcagaaagtctgtgttcgggtataaatggctcagtaatttgtatttgaattttgtcctggtcatttctatttggcctatgaaCATTTAGtggttgcccaaaatagtttttccatctgttcaggatttaaTGTGCGTCCGCAAGCAAGTTCCCTTTCGTATCTTTGATCACGttctgatatccgttcttaaatttctttatgtccttatataaatctctaatgtttttattcctacaatttgtttctacctcattcagtttttccttcaagtaatctctcttttcattcctaagtgtacgacttgctttccgtcttcattgaaataattatctctattcgcctcaactggatcctgtaagaatttcaattttgtctccTTCCTTcattc includes:
- the LOC138707817 gene encoding uncharacterized protein isoform X2, which produces MTLQTLAMNLGVMMLIALLTCSVSNAQETSTEPKPTQPTVDYSRNIGSGIVFKDHGKVLITGQSWTVAKEFNITEVVQLVAEARKLFPEIRRQLSNQSEDLHIFRDSIVREIEIVEPIVNKIESKTKIFENMLPRKDSAVFQARNKRWIIPIVSGIVSGVVSGVTTAGIDQFVKWLFGSKTDRELKALNEKFERMRDYQLLLGNVLSRHEGVLIDLDERVDENAEEIRNIERTLDKQFMIINNLEMKSEENRQSIIVVAGALKTAISQWESSHRQLSNQLSLVVNVTSSMRVMETRLLNVDTYLTGLLEALDTTATGRLSPNIISPIQLVQILRNISRKLPDDVYPLTLVDEDAVYEYYTYASVQALATANSIRIFVKLPLKSTNRIFHLFEPHSLPVYQEAVGKFLEIAPPSDYILVSGDLQKVAEISSKVLNECVRGANFYLCPATFPMFEGSTRCSLNLVKGEEEEIIKTCEARVVPPNFQSVWIRTDGGWVYSVPRRTRIMRIGDDLRLDMIHVNGTGVLRDIPQAYTYSGDGIVLFPNDDFGYNSTESLIDDIYVPRVPNLHLLNGSSHTHISNVSIRSESLTADSRESVGNFALPILSIAIVVNYAILGFMCWRK